In Carya illinoinensis cultivar Pawnee chromosome 16, C.illinoinensisPawnee_v1, whole genome shotgun sequence, a single window of DNA contains:
- the LOC122299641 gene encoding protein FAR1-RELATED SEQUENCE 5-like — MARPMRLVQQIYFNDLGRERSSCSLDNHRDVWAGLEWLMASLRVLGDEGDGGDTSNLDIPSTSPNISNYMHGYYGPMPAWSPGFLAYPSANQYPMHLQNGSYPFQHGMEGPVSRISTGSITSKFQGTEDNRTDGGETESPCTSSRVDECFADGPRAQDNRPDGGETETPISSAGESEKVQMDGDDVPKSKMEFNSLEDLMSYYKEYEKKCGFGVMTKRSERGEDGTVRYVTLACARGEKVRNRILNVSNPRPIGKTECKAKINASKTPDGKFRLNLVYNIHNHNLSPKKSRFFRCNREVSESVKRVLDTNDMAGIRMNKSFGSLVVGEGGFENLPFLEKDCRNYIDKARHLRLGTGGAGTLRDYFLRMQYKNLGFFALMDLDDDGRLKNVFWADPRSRAAYQYFGDVVTFDTTYLTNRYGMPFAPFVGVNHHGQSILLGAGLISSEDTETFVWLFQTWLQCMDGIALKAIITDQDREMKNAISIVFPESRHRFCLWHILKKVPEKLGSYASYKIGMKTALMRCVYDSQSREDFEKCWDQFITMYNLHENAWLQSLYTEREYWTNLKEFVDQYDNALKKKIENENVADFHSFNVTIHCISRSPIEKRYQDLYTNGKFREVQQQLARIIDLDPVLLKVDGTIKTYGVEDEVCLEEFTKLVTHLVVFSQEDTAAKCSCGLFEMRGIVCRHIFAVFKCNGIKSLPDRYILDRWTKDIKRRYMLIHSSYDTVQQREDSIAYSSLLNICYKMITHAVGSREHTLDATNKLHAMIELYSGNQDPPCCPNVDGTTKVSANIGSSKQQDGEDTPVVDVRKNLFGVEQAVRESIPAPDITEAQPQETFGQSQESMLVGLDGS; from the exons ATGGCCCGGCCCATGCGGCTTGTGCAGCAGATATATTTTAATGACCTTGGTAGGGAACGATCTTCATGTTCTTTGGACAACCACAGAGATGTGTG GGCTGGCCTGGAGTGGCTAATGGCTTCGCTTCGGGTTCTGGGTGACGAAGGTGATGGCGGGGATACATCAAATCTG GATATACCATCAACTTCTCCAAACATCTCAAATTACATGCACGGTTATTATGGACCAATGCCTGCTTGGTCACCGGGTTTTTTAGCATATCCTAGTGCCAACCAATATCCAATGCACCTACAG AATGGTAGTTACCCTTTTCAACATGGCATGGAAGGTCCGGTATCTCGTATTAGTACAGGCTCCATTACGAGCAAATTCCAAGGTACCGAGGATAATAGAACCGATGGTGGGGAAACCGAATCGCCATGTACATCCTCTAGAGTTGATGAATGTTTTGCGGATGGACCACGCGCACAAGATAACAGACCCGATGGTGGGGAAACTGAAACCCCCATATCCAGTGCCGGAGAATCTGAGAAAGTGCAAATGGATGGTGATGATGTGCCAAAGTCCAAGATGGAGTTTAATTCCTTAGAAGATTTAATGAGTTACTATAAGGAATATGAGAAGAAATGcgggtttggggtgatgacaaaAAGAAGTGAGAGGGGAGAGGATGGGACTGTTAGATATGTTACGCTTGCCTGTGCCCGTGGTGAGAAGGTCCGGAATAGAATTTTGAATGTCTCCAACCCTCGTCCGATAGGAAAGACTGAATGTAAGGCAAAGATTAATGCCTCAAAAACTCCTGATGGAAAGTTTCGGCTGAATTTAGTTTACAATATCCATAACCACAACCTTAGCCCAAAGAAATCAcgcttctttcgatgtaatagagaagtAAGTGAATCCGTAAAAAGGGTCCTTGATACAAATGATATGGCTGGCATCCGAATGAATAAGAGTTTCGGATCTCTTGTTGTTGGCGAGGGTGGATTTGAGAACCTCCCGTTTCTGGAAAAGGATTGTCGTAACTACATCGACAAGGCACGACATCTACGACTGGGTACAGGTGGTGCTGGGACGCTTCGAGACTACTTTTTACGAATGCAGTACAAAAATCTGGGGTTCTTTGCATTAATGGACCTAGATGATGACGGGAGGTTAAAGAATGTATTCTGGGCTGACCCCCGTAGTAGAGCAGCCTACCAATATTTCGGTGATGTGGTCACATTTGACACCACATACCTGACGAACCGatatgggatgccctttgcaccatttgttggtgtaaaccaccatgggcaATCAATTTTGTTGGGAGCTGGCTTGATTTCCTCAGAGGATACGGAGACATTCGTGTGGTTATTTCAGACTTGGTTAcagtgtatggatggtatagcCCTTAAGGCTATTATCACTGATCAAGACAGAGagatgaaaaatgctatttcAATTGTTTTCCCCGAGAGCCGGCATCGATTTTGCCTTTGGCATATACTTAAGAAAGTACCCGAAAAGCTTGGGAGCTATGCTTCCTACAAGATTGGAATGAAAACTGCACTAATGAGATGTGTGTATGACAGCCAAAGTCGggaagattttgagaaatgttgGGATCAGTTCATCACCATGTACAACTTGCATGAGAATGCATGGCTGCAGAGTTTATACACTGAGCGTGAGTATTGG acaaacttaaaagagtttgtCGATCAATATGATAATgccttgaaaaagaaaattgagaatgaaaatgtaGCGGATTTCCACTCATTTAATGTCACTATTCACTGCATCTCAAGATCTCCCATTGAAAAGAGATATCAAGATTTGTACACGAATGGAAAGTTTAGGGAAGTTCAGCAACAACTTGCCCGCATTATCGACTTGGACCCAGTTTTACTGAAGGTGGATGGTACTATAAAGACCTATGGTGTGGAGGATGAAGTTTGTCTTGAAGAGTTCACTAAATTGGTTACACATTTAGTGGTCTTTAGTCAGGAAGATACAGCTGCCAAGTGTTCTTGTGGGTTGTTTGAAATGAGGGGGATAGTGTGCAGGCACATCTTCGCTGTGTTCAAATGTAACGGGATTAAATCATTGCCTGATAGGTACATCTTGGATCGGTGGACGAAGGACATCAAAAGAAGATACATGTTAATCCACAGCAGCTACGACACAGTACAGCAACGGGAGGATTCTATAGCTTATTCAAGTCTTTTGAACATATGTTATAAGATGATTACTCATGCTGTGGGTTCGAGAGAACATACTTTGGATGCAACTAATAAGTTGCATGCAATGATTGAGCTGTATTCTGGAAATCAAGATCCCCCATGTTGTCCCAATGTTGATGGTACAACAAAGGTTTCGGCTAATATTGGTTCTTCAAAACAA CAAGATGGAGAAGATACACCAGTCGTAGACGTGCGCAAGAATTTATTTGGCGTTGAGCAA GCTGTTCGAGAATCTATACCAGCTCCCGACATAACTGAAGCCCAGCCCCAAGAAACATTTGGGCaaagtcaagaaagt ATGCTTGTTGGGTTGGATGGATCATAA